In Hyperolius riggenbachi isolate aHypRig1 chromosome 1, aHypRig1.pri, whole genome shotgun sequence, the genomic window GGTTGGTTTTGAATTATCAGTTTTCCCTCCATTGGTGGGCCTGAATAATATACCCAATGGATCATAACAATCACACAGGAAATTGTACCgttatgttgggaatacactgTTTGTTTCTGGTGCTCAATTCTGCAgacgattttcttatcttccactcgttgtttttctttttccattcacttctatcgaaATGATCGAGCGGgatattggacatgtcggaaattattgatccatctaaatggctcaaagaaagaaccatgtattcccagcataagtgggCACTGTAACACAGATCATATCAGACCACAGTGGGGATTGCTAGAAGGTTAGTAAACATTTTACACCTAATAGCAGACCAAGCTTGTGGATCATTTGTGTTGTCcagccttacatgtttttataagGGCAGAGGAATTTGCTATAGTTCCCtgccaggtacacacaatgatattttaTGTCTGATTTACTGTCATATTGATTattcccaacatgtccgatctgacttgtttttccattcacttctatagaaaattgttaggaaatcagatcggacatattggaaataatcaatctggctgtaaatctgccagaaaatcttgtGTGTACCGGGCataatacacacattcaattttgccttctccatgtagcatgaaggccaacagattttgaataataTGCACAGATTGTGTAGGCACTACATAGAAGTGTtcaaattggccaattaaaatgaatgcgtgtaccaggctttagatcaGTCTGAACTGGATGGTGTAATCAAAGTGGCTGTCACCCTACTCGGTCTGTTTCTGACTCCTGCAGTTCAGCTGTTTTTGTTCATGTTGTGTTTTAAAGGAATTTTTAAAAGACATCCGAGGTCACATTAGGAGATGTGTATGTAATGTGCCAggtacacaaatgactatgctgcgtgtttatttattttttttatttctgtgcctgaaagaaatcaaattacagtttCTGTTTGGGTTGGGACTGGGTTGGACTATAGCGTATCACTCACTGTTGaggaattatagccataaaacgtTTTCCTGACcagtaaatggcttttgagagtaggaaagagataaaaaggttcaatggtttatagattttagctctggcatacttcaatgaatgtgaattgagcaaagacaatgaaacagtaataaATGAAGACATCCCGCGGTTTTATTTAAAATATACttaagtcctttttaggagaaggatgatggataaactttttgttttttttacttataacttacctggggcctcctgcagccccctggagttgtCTTGTGCCCACAATGTCCTCCTGATCCCCTATGGCTAGCAGCAGCAACCCTCATAATGCTGGCCAGGAGCAGCACGCCCATCCTGACCGCGCTCCTGCTACTGGAAGTGCTATGCACAGTAGTAATTTTTGTGCACTGCGCATAGGCAAAGTGCTTCCAGCAGCTAGAGCGCGATCAGGGTGCTCGTGGCAATGGGCTTACTTAGCAGGGGCCATCGCTGCTGGCCAGAGGGGATCAGGAGGAAtatagggggctgcaagaagccccaggcaagtaaaaaaaaaaaaaattattgctgcagaAGCCTCGTTTTGCACAAAAAGGTAATGAACACTGATTTCTAAGCTATTAGTAGATTTAGCCCAGTGCCTGGCGATTGCTCCAGCCATTTATAATATACTCCATGCAATGCTGGTTTGAGCACCTCCCAAACGCAATCACTTCAGTCACTGTATGAGAAAAGGATTTAATGTTACACATACATAGAACATACAGCAATTGGTAATCATTTGAACCCACTGACTTATCACAGTTCATAGGCAGCATTTCTGCCACTGTTTGATATAAAACATTAGCGTTAAAAAGGTATAGTATGTACAACAGTGACTTACggaggtagattttttttttcaagtttttaGTTCTGCTCAGTAGTTTAAACACAAAAGTTGTCCTTGCTTGGCAAACCTCTGTGAAGCTTGTGCTTATTAAACAAAATGCCCTAGTAAAGCTATAAGCACCTCTGGATACCAGAGGCCATACACATACAGTAAATTAGTGTAGAGATGAGGGATGTGCTTATTACAGATTGGCTATCTTGTGCTAGTGGCCTGCTACTGGCACTCAGTAGCTGATATGTCAGCCACCTGATGGCTGTGTGTACATTTGGTGCATGTGACACCTGCTGCATACAGGCTGTGAGGTATAAGTTTTGTTGGGGTACTGCTCTTGTGCCCTGGTGGCACTAGTTGGAAGCCCATCCCATGAATGGTTAGTGTGAATAGTCCTTATGCTGGATGATGCAGGAATACTATGCAGCACTGACAGACTCCACCTCCAGCTGCTCCTTGAGCCGGAAGAGCTGTGACAGGGTAATGTTGTTTCCTCCGCATACTATGACCACCACAGAATGCAGGCTAGAGCTCAGCTTGCCTTGCTTCTGCAATTTGCCAATGGTGTCGCTGTACACTGCTGCTAAGGCGGCCCCACAGGCTGGTTCCACAAGCATCTTTTCATCATCTAGAGACAAATGCATACAGGGGTCAGTCAAATATATCACAGGAGGTTTATCCACACTTTTACATATTTTTGATTGTAACTTACCTAAGAACTTCTCAATGGCCATTACTGCATCCAGATCAGAGATGACCTCAGAAAATACTGGGTGTTCCAGAGCTACCTTCAGCGTCTGAGCTCCCACTGTTTTAGCACCCAATGTCTTGGCCACACTGAACAAGAAATCCAGAAGGAAAACAAAATGTTAACCTTTTTGTGTTAAGGCAAGAGGTGCACAAAATCCAACCATTCAGGGCCATGCAGGGTCCTCTTTATCAAGGTGTAGGCAACCAAAGCATCTAGAAGTAACACTGTAGAAGGTTGAAATACCCAATCACAAAACTCATTGTGATAAATGTCACATTCCCGCCAGATAATCAAAACTACAGTATTAGCAACGCTAATGAGATGTACTGTTTACCTAATAGTCATGCCCATCTCTGTTGTGCCTATGTGGTTGCAGAGACCACTCCACAGTACACTGGTGATAAGAAGGTAAAGAGGAAATATCTGTTAATCTCCTGAACAGGATGCTTATTTGCTTGGGGCTGGTGGCAAGACCGTCCGTTGCAAGGTGCTCAAAGCCAGTAGTAAAGGCCTGGGGCCTACTAGAGCACTTTCAGCAGCATTCTAAAATTGCGGTTGAAAATTAAAACtgctaggtcagtgatggctaaccttggcactccagctgtgacaaaactacgaatcccatcatgcctcggcctacctgagttatgcttagagctgtcagagtattgcaatgcctcatgggacttgtagttccaccacagctggagtgccaaggttagccatcactatgctaggttaatgaaagtcaatgccgtGATCTCACAGTTGCAGTCATGATTTCTTAAAATCGCAGGCATTTTTGACGCTTTTACGCTCCAACACAAAGTGAATGATTACTGCTTTTACTACCAAATCTATAACAATCCCAAATGAATTGCTatagaaattgcaatttctgtaCAAATTGCTTGCATTAAATTCAAAACTGATGAAGATCGCTACCAAAAGCACTCAACATTGCATATCATGCTtccagtgggtcccagccctaagaGCACTAGTGGGTGATCTGTATTGCTGGTGCCTATCTTTCTTCAGCATCACTTATCACCTTCCCCTTCACTGtatattgtgttttttgtttttaaccatttgaggaccacaggtttataccccctagtgaccaggcaatttttatttttacaattccgcactgcgcagctttaatgaattattgctcggtcatacaacttagcacccacattaatttacctccttttcttgccagtagcataggattTTTTTTGGTGGTCTTTACATAAAAAAACCCAGTTTCTTAAATTTCTCACCTCCCTCCCCTAAATTATCCCTGACTGTGATCCGTATACTACATGCTgcatacataggcatcagcctatgtatgCAACGATCAACAGCCGATCCAGGGGACAGTTAAGCGCCAGGGCTTTCTTGAGCTagaccgcagcactgtacacatttaaatagcttttatttttcttttgctcagcctgccagctgctatcgtggctggcaggctgtttaccgATTACCTGCTCTGTGTACTAGCAGGGAACCGCCGCGCATGCATCCCCTGCtaatttatgcctccaggacatgatgccaatcggcgttaggcggtcttggAGGCGCCCCCTTCCCAATGCCCATTAGTGTTATGCGGTCGGGAAGGAGTTAATATACATTTTGTAAAATTGTTTAactattttatttaataaaaatggttATAATCAACCTCCTGCACCCCACTAGttttgtactgtttgatgccatagAAAACGTTACTACCATCaatgactggatagtgtactggttaagggctctgcctttgacatgggagaccagggttcgaatcctggctaggtcaagtacctattcagtaaggagttcaaggcaagactccctaacactgcagggtggcctcttgagcgcgtcccagtggctgcagctcttgagcgctttgagtccaacaggagaaaagcgctatacaaatgtttggattattattattattatcaatctCCTTCTACACTTTCCCAGCTATTGTGTCCAGTCAGGTTCTGTATCAACTggtttaaattaattaaaaattcTTCATTCTTGTAATACTAGCGGATTTGTCCGAAGTCAAGTCAAATGCTGAcctgtgtatgaccaccttaagggATGGGAACAATTTATTTCTGCCTACTTTTAATGGCTTTCTCAATGTGTCTACTGTCTAATAGCTTTAAGGCcttttttttgtaactttttattgacaagttgagaATAAGAtaatgggctttattcacaaaacttctcataaatgacttctcACCTaactgataaaaataacctttcaacacgtttacaagcaaaataatcactcaaactaAGTTGTTCCtgaaacttaatttcaatattacttttcttaccgtaATCATATAAAATGTTTGCTCTTTGGgaacttaaaaatgtaacatagataaggtgaaaacagctttgtgaatcatgcccaatgacTTACCTGGTTATTTCTGGTAGAGTTACAAGTTTCCCAGCTTCCAGAGCAGCATTTAGACTGTGAGCACCATAAGTCTCCATGGCAACAATAGGAACATCATTCCATCCTACTTCTTGGAGGCCTTGTACAACTCCACAGAGCATGCCACCACCACCTACTGACAGGACAATAGCACCAGGTTTTGAAGGAAGACTTTCTTTAAATTCTTTCACAAGTGATGTGTGGCCCTCCCTGTATGTAAGAAAACCAGAAAATACGGTATACTTAGGCTGGGTCCAAGCTATGCATGATTGGTAATGTGTCTAGTCACAGTGGATCTGACGTACATGTATGAGCTATAGCGTCTgtcaatatactgtacattttgtgTGTGCCATCGCCGCATGCAGTTTGTTTTTGAAATGACTGTAAGGGAGAATTGGTAATAACTGCCTGCTATTTTAGTATGGGAAGAGGCTAGGTCACGATTTAGGATTTCTTTTGTTGGTGCCCAGGGAGAAAAGTTGTGTGCAGTAGCCTTTTTATACCAGTTCTTACATTTGTACCATTAACAAAATGCAGTATTGACAATGATGGTTAAAAACGTATCTACATGGTACTTGTATATTGCAGTGGGGACATCCAACAATACAAAGATATACTTCAGAATTTGAAGAATAAGTATATTCAAGGACacaagtatatactgtattttttgtggAGGAATATAAGATGCTTCTGACCATAACACAACTAGGTTTTGAGGACAAAAacaagggggaaaaatatatattaaacctggtgcatccatggtgaaagggCATTTTgtagattatgccccctttgcacCTCATGCACTCTTGTAACTCGtgtcttgtgtcctcctgtgtccgcctctatgctcctttgtgccCTCCGTTTGTTTCTCTGCATCATCCTCTGCTGAGGCACTGTACAGGGAGTCCCAGACATTGCGGCCGGTTGGAGGTgcatattggcaggcattcacaagtcaggaacttcctgcattAGGACTATAAGAcccttttggggagaaaaagtgagtcttataggccaaaaaatacagtaattggtgGTGCAGaggcaaaaaaaagggggggggggggggggggaatgtctgaCGCTTGTAAGCTTGCATTGGAGAGTGGGACTGATACACTAGGCACTGTATCAGAAATGGTAACCAAGAAAACAAGGAGTTTTGGCAGTCTGTGGGAGGTTGTAGGAAGACTTGGATAAGTCAACAAATAATACTGCAACCAGATCTCAAGGagcttatacacacacgcacTCTGTCACCCTAATGCTCATGAATTATTAATGCAACAGTTAAAAGCACTGTATAGACATGCTGTTTGAGTGCAGCCAAGCAGTTTATGTTAGTCTATGGAAAGGGCAGAAGGTACGACTAGGAGAAAAACAAGTGGCATACCATTGTgtgaggaacaaatgagaacaatgcCACTCATTTACCCCTTGTCATTGAGCAATCGGCCATAGTGAATCATTAAATGAAATTGTGGACAGCGGTAAACATGCTATTATATTCTCAGCCAAAACAGCCCTAAATGATTCTCAGACAAGGATTTTTAGAGTGTGTGCAAGGCCAAGGccacttttccatgggcagttgataggcagtgaaatgcctctcaaactctcacaactgcttgctgctgcctggtaagtgcTCACTGCTGTttggcagttaccaggcagcagtgagcagttaccaggcagcagcgagtagttgtgagtttgagagatatttcactacctatcaactgcctgtggaagtGAGGCCTAAAGGTGGTCAGATCATGTCATGTACTTGCTTGTAGACATTTACAAAAGTAGTCAATCTCTTTCTGCATATCAAATCACCCTCTGTATCCTGTGATCAGCTTTATATTGCGCTTGAGCTATAACTGAATCCACAGAACCAGTTTGAATCATGAAAAACTGACTGTGACACTTATCTGCCTTCTCCACTCCACAAATGCCTGAGTCCATCCTTTTTCTCCATGGCCAAAAGTGAAATTGTGTTAGGGCCATTCAGTATGGTGATATAAAATGAATGATCATGTATTCTGTACACCATTAGCCCAGTCTCTGCCTTATTGGATCAAATCTGAACAGGCTTCGCTAAAATGTACtaggtttttttatgttttaactcagtaataataataataatactggaaAGTTAGAGGAACCTGTTAACAGTAGAAATGCTACAGTGACAGTCCCAAGGCTGTACGCCACTATTTTAGGAAATACTCCACAAAGAACAGCGACCTATCCTTTCCATTAATTTCAGAACTGTTCAGATCAAAGAACAGGTCAGTGAGTGGTACCACTTCAGTGCACAGAACCCTCAATGCAGGTACTTTCATCATTCACACCAACAcagatttttgtttttcatcAGTAGGCCTAGGGTATATAACATGGAGGTTAGTGCGTCTTCATTTTGGGTATAATTTGGAGTCTTTTTCATCTATGTCATGTTACTGTCTACATAAAGTAAGTACTGTTGCTtgcataaaaaaacataccatatTAAAGGATCGTCAAATGGAGGTATATACACCCATCCTGGGTTGTTTTTCACTAGCTCTTTAGCATGCTCTATGGTCTCATCCAATATCTACAATTGAAAACAAGTTTCTTAATTAACAAAACGTACCATGTAACTTTGCTTGTATGAAATGTAATTAAAATTGCTATCAATAAATTCATAAGAGCCTTATCTGcaatataaaataacttttaatcaaaaaagaaaagaaaaatggttCAGATATTGTCAGATATATACATTTAAACATGATCAAGCTTGTTATTATAGCTGGAGAGTATTTACGTGTGTACACAGCGATGCAGCCtgtccatggcccatatgcaattcactttttctactgagttttctcataggagataatttttcatcttcaatttaaattaagtTTTTAGCACTTGGCAatgcaaaaagtaccaaaaagtaggtgaaaaagtactgtcaaagttattttgagtatttgcttggtttaaagggcattttatttaccaaatgtgaaaatatcacctaaaacacacatccaattttgattggcccatgactggctaattttaccacctccatgttgtatgagggctaaaagattttgaatattaacagattgtgtagataagctctaatactacatggaggaggtaaaattggccaatcattgaccaatcaaaattggatgtgtgtaccaggcttaaaggacacactttcgattatgattggccaatcactgaccaaatttatcacctctatgtagtatgagggtttatctacacaatctgctcttaaaggggaacttcagcctaaacaaacatactgtcattaagttacattagttatgttaattagaatagataggtaatataattttttacccaccctgttttaaaagaacaggcaaatgattatgattcatgggggcagccatctttgtcatgggggcagccatctttttggttgaaaggaggtgacagggagcataagacacagttccaactgtcctgtgtcctgatcacccctcccagctgcacacgctaggctttaaatgtcacattcaaaatgtaaaaaaaaaaaaattgcaccaaaacagcagaacgagagcaacaacatgagaaatcccatcatgctttgcacagcatcagggggaaaaagcccgggcagttttcttctgtgcagctaaaaatgaggcttggataagagaaacaaagttctgatgctgtgaaactgttaaagaaacaccaagtcttttcagtgctgctgagttgatttttagtccggaggttcactttaatgttcctatatctgttgaccctcatgctacatgggggtggtaaatttggtcagcgattggccaatcataattgaaagtgtgtaccaggccttagaTACAGATACAAATAGTCCATTAAAATAACGTGCTTGTGCTATACAATTTTATTCATGTCCTAAAATTCAATATGTTTTGCCCCATTAAATAGTGCTTTGTTAGGGGTGTAGGGAAAAGTGCATATAAGGAAAAACAAAAAGGTGAACTAATGTGACAAGACATGAGCTAGCTTTCTTATCACATACCATAAAAAAGGACATTGTCCATACTATCTATCTGTGGCATTCATCTCCTGAGGTTTCCTTTTAGGATTGCTTAAACTAGCAACACAAGGGATTATAATCTCTATTTTTATTAGAATGTAGAGGAAATTAAATGGAAATGAATCTGTTCCATTGGTTAGTGTATAACTACTGCTATGCACAGCATAGGAGGAGACTGTcgggctgattcacactgcaagagcttttctgagcactttgtgagtttaaaaactcttgctaatgttatcccatgtgagtgttctcactggagcgatgtgattttgtaaaaatcccccataaaaTTGCAttaggtttaaccacttcccgaccgccgtatatacaattggcggccgggaagtggaccccgcaaggaccgccgtattgacaaatggcggcggtccttgtaggggcatgggcggagcgatcgcgtcatccgtgacgcgatcctccgccgggagtcggaagcccggcattttacctctgctcgccggccacttagcagagccggcgagcggaggaatcctccTGATCAGCCAAAcaggatgtataaggcactttgttaggtaaacaaagtgccttatacgtgcttcctcctcgcctcgtggtc contains:
- the SDS gene encoding L-serine dehydratase/L-threonine deaminase; protein product: MAEIRSLHLNTPLRDSVPLSKLSGTKVYLKLDNAQPTGSFKIRGIGHLCETWAKRGCTHFVCSSGGNAGLAAAYSARMLSIPATILVPTTTPAFTIQRVKDEGATVYVVGEILDETIEHAKELVKNNPGWVYIPPFDDPLIWEGHTSLVKEFKESLPSKPGAIVLSVGGGGMLCGVVQGLQEVGWNDVPIVAMETYGAHSLNAALEAGKLVTLPEITSVAKTLGAKTVGAQTLKVALEHPVFSEVISDLDAVMAIEKFLDDEKMLVEPACGAALAAVYSDTIGKLQKQGKLSSSLHSVVVIVCGGNNITLSQLFRLKEQLEVESVSAA